A single Micromonospora luteifusca DNA region contains:
- a CDS encoding RecQ family ATP-dependent DNA helicase, with translation MKLSTHSMTLRRAARSLFGWKALRPNQLAAMRAVMKRRDALVVLPTGAGKSAIYQIPASLIPGPTVVISPLLALQQDQIASLNERQRPELRAVRISSNESPTQQAQAITEIREGRAEFLFITPEQLSNPDRMAEVAALKPALVAIDEAHCISAWGHDFRPDYLALGHLIEGIGRPPVVALTATASPPVRDDIIARLRLREPEVVVSGLDRPNLFVEVAHCPTEDYRWRRLITLLRDDERPGIIYVPTRRAAEELATRLTDAGFPAQCYHGGMSAGARAELHEAFLADQVPIMVATSAFGMGIDKPNIAWVVHMALPDSPDSYFQEIGRAGRDGQPARVLLLWQAEDVGLQRFFSGGLPNSDELRDLAALLRRKPATKTELREATGLGPRKLGQYLSLLEQVGAAEPRARQRIGAPRYSPTPSDAAAAALGEAERQQTVTRSRTDMMRAFAETSACRGQTLLAYFGEQMTEVCGHCDNCHAGTSVADQGAVGPFPVHSQVRHPEWGNGMVLSYEEDKMTVLFDEVGYKTLSVRVVSEQGLLTLD, from the coding sequence ATGAAACTGTCCACGCATTCGATGACGTTGCGCCGCGCGGCCCGCAGCCTTTTCGGCTGGAAGGCGCTACGGCCCAACCAGCTCGCCGCCATGCGCGCGGTGATGAAGCGACGTGACGCCCTGGTGGTGTTGCCCACCGGTGCCGGCAAGTCGGCCATCTACCAGATTCCGGCCAGCCTGATCCCCGGCCCCACCGTGGTGATCTCCCCACTGCTGGCCCTCCAGCAGGATCAGATCGCCTCCCTCAACGAGCGGCAACGCCCGGAACTGCGGGCGGTGCGGATCAGTTCGAACGAGTCGCCCACCCAGCAGGCCCAGGCGATCACCGAGATCCGCGAGGGTCGGGCGGAGTTCCTGTTCATCACGCCGGAGCAGCTGAGCAACCCGGACCGGATGGCCGAGGTCGCCGCGCTGAAGCCGGCGCTGGTGGCCATCGACGAGGCGCACTGCATCTCGGCCTGGGGGCACGACTTCCGCCCCGACTACCTGGCGCTCGGGCACCTGATCGAGGGCATCGGCCGGCCACCGGTGGTGGCGCTGACCGCCACCGCGTCCCCGCCGGTACGCGACGACATCATCGCCCGGCTGCGACTGCGCGAGCCGGAGGTCGTGGTCTCCGGACTCGACCGGCCGAACCTGTTCGTCGAGGTCGCGCACTGCCCCACCGAGGACTACCGGTGGCGGCGGCTGATCACGCTGCTGCGCGACGACGAGCGGCCCGGGATCATCTACGTGCCGACCCGCCGCGCCGCCGAGGAGCTCGCCACCCGGTTGACCGACGCCGGCTTCCCGGCGCAGTGCTACCACGGTGGAATGTCCGCCGGCGCCCGCGCGGAACTGCACGAGGCGTTCCTCGCCGATCAGGTCCCCATCATGGTGGCGACCTCGGCGTTCGGCATGGGCATCGACAAGCCGAACATCGCCTGGGTGGTGCACATGGCGCTGCCCGACTCCCCGGACAGCTACTTCCAGGAGATCGGCCGGGCCGGGCGCGACGGGCAGCCGGCCCGGGTGCTGCTGCTCTGGCAGGCCGAGGACGTGGGCCTGCAACGGTTCTTCAGCGGCGGCCTGCCCAACTCCGACGAACTGCGCGACCTGGCCGCGCTGTTGCGCCGTAAGCCGGCCACAAAGACCGAGCTGCGCGAGGCCACCGGCCTCGGGCCGCGCAAGCTGGGCCAGTATCTGTCCCTGCTGGAGCAGGTCGGCGCGGCCGAGCCGCGGGCCCGGCAGCGCATCGGCGCTCCCCGCTACTCTCCGACCCCGAGCGACGCCGCCGCGGCGGCGCTGGGCGAGGCGGAGCGGCAGCAGACGGTGACCCGGTCCCGCACCGACATGATGCGGGCCTTCGCGGAGACCAGCGCCTGCCGGGGGCAGACCCTGCTGGCCTACTTCGGCGAGCAGATGACCGAGGTCTGCGGGCACTGCGACAACTGCCATGCCGGCACCAGCGTCGCCGACCAGGGCGCGGTCGGGCCGTTCCCGGTGCACAGCCAGGTGCGCCACCCGGAGTGGGGGAACGGCATGGTGCTCTCCTACGAGGAGGACAAGATGACGGTTCTCTTCGATGAGGTCGGGTACAAGACGTTGTCGGTGCGCGTGGTGTCCGAACAGGGCCTGCTGACCCTGGACTAG